One window of Ammospiza nelsoni isolate bAmmNel1 chromosome 12, bAmmNel1.pri, whole genome shotgun sequence genomic DNA carries:
- the R3HDML gene encoding peptidase inhibitor R3HDML, producing the protein MAVLQLHLYLTALGCWATQLSSSLLLPNATELLSPPAGAAAGLLRAEGVPRGRRKRFLSPQDMGVILDYHNQVRAQVSPPAANMEYMVWDERLARAAEAWAARCLWDHGPPELMKYVGQNLSIQSGRYRSVLDMVKSWHQEKQHYSFPQPRECNPRCPSKCSGSVCSHYTQMVWATSSRLGCALGTCANVRVWGSTWRHAILLVCNYAIKGNWLGEAPYKVGRPCSACPPSYGGGCSNNMCFSGVKSNQVSWF; encoded by the exons ATGGCCgtgctccagctgcacctgtACCTCAcggccctgggctgctgggcgACACAGCtgtccagctccctgctgctgcccaacgCCACCGAGCTGCTGTCCCCGCCCGCGGGCGCGGCTGCGGGGCTGCTCCGGGCCGAGGGGGTCCCGCGGGGCCGGCGGAAGAGATTCCTGTCCCCCCAGGACATGGGTGTGATCCTGGACTACCACAACCAAGTGCGGGCACAGGTGTCTCCACCCGCTGCCAATATGGAATATATG gtgTGGGATGAGCGTTTGGCCAGGGCAGCGGAGGCGTGGGCTGCGCGCTGCCTGTGGGACCACGGCCCCCCCGAGCTGATGAAGTACGTGGGACAGAACCTCTCCATCCAATCGGGCAG GTACCGCTCTGTGCTGGACATGGTGAAGTCCTGGCACCAGGAGAAGCAGCACTactccttcccccagccccgggAGTGCAACCCCCGCTGCCCCTCCAAGTGCAGCGGCTCCGTCTGCAGCCACTACACACAG atGGTGTGGGCAACCTCGAGCcgcctgggctgtgccctgggcacctgtgccaacGTGCGGGTGTGGGGCAGCACGTGGCGTCACGCCATCCTCCTGGTCTGCAACTATGCCATCAA GGGCAACTGGCTGGGAGAAGCGCCCTACAAGGTGGGGCGGCCATGCTCAGCCTGCCCCCCCAGCTACGGCGGGGGCTGCTCCAACAACATGTGCTTCAGCGGAGTCAAATCCAACCAAGTCAGCTGGTTCTAG